One genomic window of Mercenaria mercenaria strain notata chromosome 2, MADL_Memer_1, whole genome shotgun sequence includes the following:
- the LOC123562570 gene encoding uncharacterized protein LOC123562570 isoform X1, whose amino-acid sequence MVSYRFLRFPRRSYRWFKEKQRDCIVLCGISAAIYVFLLLNQEVKISYLKGYNGRKPIYYLNVANFNNNNNRWKTPGFLGASYQRLYDLATSVRNKCGHTSSKTRAVKVETYSSKSEKVKLCAVWKVGTTFFKRLFMINTLPEYKDIVNPFNISFHVMYGSKQLVVPNSDDVQRFLFVRDPYHRLLSGYIDKLLAPNPVYWKILGVPAIRFAREKPDNKSLSCGHDLTFREYVKYVAASMTSRKKVNRDMHFDSFTALCKPCQISYDFVGKLENIKTDAVALMKSLNLSSTIEFLAHHGSELVTDDAIRDTTYQPFDPEFVPLVKKCLNRMEVFQRSWSKLKMRGLIGNYNLTIDFSTGGNLTYSDFLDMARNAYRKSTAEERKELQHSSFLNMFSTVDKDDMETISKAYAEDFILFDYEARPTELFKI is encoded by the exons AGGTGAAGATTTCATACCTTAAAGGATACAACGGACGAAAACCTATTTACTACCTTAATGTGGCCaacttcaacaacaacaacaatagatGGAAG ACACCAGGATTCCTTGGTGCATCATATCAAAGGCTGTATGATCTTGCTACCAGCGTTAGAAATAAATGTGGCCACACCAGCAGTAAGACACGGGCTGTGAAAGTAGAGACTTATTCAAGTAAAAGCGAAAAGGTGAAACTATGCGCCGTGTGGAAAGTGGGCACAACATTTTTCAAACGGTTGTTCATGATTAATACTTTGCCAGAATACAAAGATATTGTCAATCCTTTCAATATAAGTTTTCATGTCATGTACGGCAGTAAACAATTAGTGGTACCGAATTCTGATGATGTTCAGAGATTCCTGTTTGTACGCGACCCGTACCATCGTCTACTATCTGGATATATAGATAAACTCTTAGCACCGAATCCAGTCTACTGGAAAATATTGGGAGTGCCCGCGATTCGGTTTGCAAGAGAAAAACCGGATAACAAGAGCTTATCATGTGGTCATGATCTAACATTTCGcgaatatgtaaaatatgttgcTGCCTCAATGACCTCACGTAAAAAGGTAAATCGTGACATGCATTTTGACAGCTTCACTGCATTGTGCAAACCGTGTCAGATAAGTTATGATTTTGTCGGCAaattggaaaatatcaaaaccgATGCAGTAGCATTAATGAAATCTTTGAATTTAAGTAGCACAATTGAATTCCTAGCCCACCATGGGAGCGAACTTGTCACGGACGACGCTATCAGAGATACGACATACCAACCATTTGATCCAGAATTTGTACCTCTCGTAAAGAAATGTTTGAATAGAATGGAAGTATTCCAGAGATCTTGGTCGAAGTTAAAAATGCGCGGCCTTATTGGCAACTATAATCTGACGATTGACTTTAGTACTGGAGGCAATTTAACATATAGCGACTTTCTAGATATGGCGCGAAATGCTTACCGGAAGTCAACGGCAGAAGAACGGAAGGAGCTGCAACATAGCTCGTTTTTGAACATGTTTTCTACTGTTGATAAAGATGATATGGAAACTATTTCAAAAGCATATGCTGaggattttatattatttgattatGAGGCAAGACCTACTGAATtatttaagatataa
- the LOC123562570 gene encoding uncharacterized protein LOC123562570 isoform X2, producing MRFLRFPRRSYRWFKEKQRDCIVLCGISAAIYVFLLLNQEVKISYLKGYNGRKPIYYLNVANFNNNNNRWKTPGFLGASYQRLYDLATSVRNKCGHTSSKTRAVKVETYSSKSEKVKLCAVWKVGTTFFKRLFMINTLPEYKDIVNPFNISFHVMYGSKQLVVPNSDDVQRFLFVRDPYHRLLSGYIDKLLAPNPVYWKILGVPAIRFAREKPDNKSLSCGHDLTFREYVKYVAASMTSRKKVNRDMHFDSFTALCKPCQISYDFVGKLENIKTDAVALMKSLNLSSTIEFLAHHGSELVTDDAIRDTTYQPFDPEFVPLVKKCLNRMEVFQRSWSKLKMRGLIGNYNLTIDFSTGGNLTYSDFLDMARNAYRKSTAEERKELQHSSFLNMFSTVDKDDMETISKAYAEDFILFDYEARPTELFKI from the exons AGGTGAAGATTTCATACCTTAAAGGATACAACGGACGAAAACCTATTTACTACCTTAATGTGGCCaacttcaacaacaacaacaatagatGGAAG ACACCAGGATTCCTTGGTGCATCATATCAAAGGCTGTATGATCTTGCTACCAGCGTTAGAAATAAATGTGGCCACACCAGCAGTAAGACACGGGCTGTGAAAGTAGAGACTTATTCAAGTAAAAGCGAAAAGGTGAAACTATGCGCCGTGTGGAAAGTGGGCACAACATTTTTCAAACGGTTGTTCATGATTAATACTTTGCCAGAATACAAAGATATTGTCAATCCTTTCAATATAAGTTTTCATGTCATGTACGGCAGTAAACAATTAGTGGTACCGAATTCTGATGATGTTCAGAGATTCCTGTTTGTACGCGACCCGTACCATCGTCTACTATCTGGATATATAGATAAACTCTTAGCACCGAATCCAGTCTACTGGAAAATATTGGGAGTGCCCGCGATTCGGTTTGCAAGAGAAAAACCGGATAACAAGAGCTTATCATGTGGTCATGATCTAACATTTCGcgaatatgtaaaatatgttgcTGCCTCAATGACCTCACGTAAAAAGGTAAATCGTGACATGCATTTTGACAGCTTCACTGCATTGTGCAAACCGTGTCAGATAAGTTATGATTTTGTCGGCAaattggaaaatatcaaaaccgATGCAGTAGCATTAATGAAATCTTTGAATTTAAGTAGCACAATTGAATTCCTAGCCCACCATGGGAGCGAACTTGTCACGGACGACGCTATCAGAGATACGACATACCAACCATTTGATCCAGAATTTGTACCTCTCGTAAAGAAATGTTTGAATAGAATGGAAGTATTCCAGAGATCTTGGTCGAAGTTAAAAATGCGCGGCCTTATTGGCAACTATAATCTGACGATTGACTTTAGTACTGGAGGCAATTTAACATATAGCGACTTTCTAGATATGGCGCGAAATGCTTACCGGAAGTCAACGGCAGAAGAACGGAAGGAGCTGCAACATAGCTCGTTTTTGAACATGTTTTCTACTGTTGATAAAGATGATATGGAAACTATTTCAAAAGCATATGCTGaggattttatattatttgattatGAGGCAAGACCTACTGAATtatttaagatataa